A single window of Archangium gephyra DNA harbors:
- the ndk gene encoding nucleoside-diphosphate kinase gives MAIERTLSIIKPDGLQKGVIGKVISRFEEKGLKPVAIRLQHLSQAQAEGFYAVHKARPFFKDLVNFMISGPVVLMVLEGENAVLANRDIMGATNPANAAPGTIRRDFATSIDQNTVHGSDSLENAKNEIAYFFRETEIAPYEYTSKK, from the coding sequence ATGGCCATCGAGCGTACGCTGTCCATCATCAAGCCCGACGGGCTCCAGAAGGGCGTCATTGGCAAGGTCATCTCCCGCTTCGAGGAGAAGGGCCTGAAGCCCGTTGCCATCCGCCTGCAGCACCTGTCCCAGGCCCAGGCCGAGGGGTTCTACGCCGTCCACAAGGCGCGCCCCTTCTTCAAGGACCTGGTCAACTTCATGATCTCCGGCCCCGTGGTGCTGATGGTGCTGGAGGGTGAGAACGCCGTCCTGGCCAACCGCGACATCATGGGCGCCACCAACCCGGCCAACGCCGCCCCGGGCACCATCCGCCGCGACTTCGCCACCAGCATCGACCAGAACACGGTGCACGGCTCGGACAGCCTGGAGAACGCGAAGAACGAGATCGCGTACTTCTTCCGCGAGACCGAGATCGCCCCCTACGAGTACACCAGCAAGAAGTAG
- the rlmN gene encoding 23S rRNA (adenine(2503)-C(2))-methyltransferase RlmN, translated as MPEQAPAPAKLTEVSSLTLEGLTRFFTEELGERAFRAGQLYRWIHQRGATSFDEMTDLSKALREKLKTRAEIVPLVKDAEQRSVDGTIKYRWKTRDGRYIESVYMPSEDRKTLCVSTQVGCAMACTFCMTGTLGLKRNLTPGEIVAQVHAVNREVRKLEKLETYRPLSNLVFMGMGEPLHNFENLKTALSILQSVEGPNFSHRHITVSTVGLVPMIERFGQETDVKLAISLNASTDEQRSKTMPVNRKWNIAALLDACRKFPLRQGRRITFEYVLLRDFNDSDEDAFRLIELLKDIPAKVNLIPYNENPGLGFKTTMDERAERFRELLTDGHVAAFIRQNRGRDIAGACGQLANRGGENASESTQNPELP; from the coding sequence GTGCCCGAGCAGGCCCCCGCGCCCGCGAAGCTCACGGAGGTCTCCAGCCTCACCCTGGAGGGGCTCACCCGCTTCTTCACCGAGGAGCTGGGCGAGCGTGCGTTCCGGGCCGGCCAGCTCTACCGGTGGATCCACCAGCGCGGCGCCACCTCGTTCGACGAGATGACGGACCTCTCCAAGGCCCTGCGCGAGAAGCTCAAGACGCGCGCGGAGATCGTCCCCCTGGTGAAGGACGCCGAGCAGCGCTCGGTGGATGGCACCATCAAGTACCGCTGGAAGACGCGCGACGGCCGCTACATCGAGTCCGTCTACATGCCCTCCGAGGACCGCAAGACGCTCTGTGTGTCCACCCAGGTGGGCTGCGCCATGGCGTGCACCTTCTGCATGACGGGCACCCTCGGCCTCAAGCGCAACCTCACCCCGGGTGAGATCGTCGCCCAGGTGCACGCGGTGAACCGCGAGGTGCGCAAGCTGGAGAAGCTGGAGACCTACCGCCCGCTCTCCAACCTGGTCTTCATGGGCATGGGCGAGCCCCTGCACAACTTCGAGAACCTGAAGACGGCCCTCTCCATCCTCCAGTCGGTGGAAGGCCCCAACTTCAGCCACCGCCACATCACCGTGTCCACGGTGGGCCTGGTGCCGATGATCGAGCGCTTCGGCCAGGAGACGGACGTGAAGCTCGCCATCTCGCTCAACGCGAGCACGGACGAGCAGCGCTCCAAGACGATGCCCGTCAACCGCAAGTGGAACATCGCGGCGCTGCTCGACGCCTGCCGCAAGTTCCCCCTGCGCCAGGGCCGCCGCATCACCTTCGAGTACGTCCTCCTGCGGGACTTCAACGACAGCGACGAGGACGCCTTCCGCCTCATCGAGCTGCTCAAGGACATCCCCGCCAAGGTCAACCTCATCCCCTACAACGAGAACCCCGGGCTCGGCTTCAAGACGACCATGGACGAGCGGGCCGAGCGCTTCCGGGAGCTGCTCACCGACGGGCACGTGGCCGCCTTCATCCGGCAGAACCGGGGCCGCGATATCGCCGGCGCCTGTGGCCAGCTGGCCAACCGGGGTGGCGAAAATGCGTCGGAATCGACGCAAAACCCCGAGCTTCCTTGA
- the rpsP gene encoding 30S ribosomal protein S16, whose amino-acid sequence MAVVLRLARAGAKKKPYYHVVATDSRNPRDGKFLEAVGSYDPNHKPAKVEFAAERLEYWLKAGAVPSETVGELIKRHKRAAPAAKPA is encoded by the coding sequence ATGGCCGTTGTCCTCCGTCTTGCCCGCGCGGGCGCCAAGAAGAAGCCGTACTACCACGTGGTGGCCACCGACTCCCGTAACCCCCGGGATGGCAAGTTCCTCGAGGCCGTGGGTTCCTACGACCCCAACCACAAGCCCGCCAAGGTGGAGTTCGCCGCGGAGCGTCTGGAGTACTGGCTGAAGGCCGGCGCGGTGCCCTCCGAGACCGTGGGCGAGCTCATCAAGCGCCACAAGCGCGCCGCCCCCGCCGCCAAGCCCGCTTAG
- a CDS encoding KH domain-containing protein, translating to MEQLIIYLARALVDQPDQVSLRASDVEGARLYELKVAPEDVGKVIGRDGRTVGALRTLVGAAAQKQGQKVRLEIQDDRRQPTQAGTPTPATPPEGQ from the coding sequence GTGGAGCAGCTCATCATCTATCTCGCGCGGGCCCTGGTCGATCAACCAGACCAGGTGAGCCTGCGCGCGTCCGACGTCGAGGGGGCCCGGCTCTATGAGCTGAAGGTCGCCCCCGAGGACGTGGGCAAGGTCATCGGCCGGGACGGTCGCACCGTAGGTGCCCTCCGGACGTTGGTCGGTGCCGCGGCCCAGAAGCAGGGCCAGAAGGTCCGCCTGGAAATCCAGGACGACCGGCGCCAGCCAACCCAGGCCGGGACCCCCACGCCCGCCACACCCCCTGAAGGCCAGTGA
- the rimM gene encoding ribosome maturation factor RimM (Essential for efficient processing of 16S rRNA) has translation MTLKPHLELGYVARAHGLQGEVAVRTFDPASETLDFVERVLVRPRTGAERVLRIVSVRPTPKETLVVFEDVKGRTAAEALVGATVLAFREDLEPPAEDEYFQGDLVGLTAVDASGKVLGRVEEIWETGEVPNLVIRAEGQEELVVPFVDDFVSTVDIPGGRLVVKPPEFLEVGGEAPEGGEG, from the coding sequence GTGACACTCAAACCCCATCTCGAGCTGGGCTATGTGGCCCGCGCCCATGGTCTCCAGGGAGAGGTGGCCGTCCGCACCTTCGACCCGGCATCCGAGACGCTCGACTTCGTCGAGCGCGTCCTCGTGCGTCCCCGTACGGGCGCCGAGCGCGTCCTGCGGATTGTCTCCGTGCGGCCCACGCCCAAGGAGACCCTCGTGGTCTTCGAGGACGTGAAGGGCCGCACCGCCGCCGAGGCGCTGGTGGGCGCTACCGTGCTCGCCTTCCGGGAGGATCTCGAGCCTCCCGCCGAGGACGAGTACTTCCAGGGGGACCTGGTGGGGCTCACCGCGGTGGACGCGTCCGGCAAGGTGCTCGGCCGCGTGGAGGAGATCTGGGAGACCGGCGAGGTCCCCAACCTCGTCATCCGCGCCGAGGGCCAGGAAGAGCTGGTGGTGCCCTTCGTCGACGACTTCGTCTCCACCGTGGACATCCCGGGCGGCCGGCTCGTGGTGAAGCCTCCGGAGTTCCTGGAGGTGGGCGGAGAGGCGCCGGAAGGGGGCGAGGGCTGA
- the trmD gene encoding tRNA (guanosine(37)-N1)-methyltransferase TrmD: MYPVEVVTLFPDSVSGYLGASILGKAQEKGLLGVTVTYIRDYAEGKHRVTDDTPYGGGAGMVMKPEPLVAAIEAARARAPAGAKVLLMSPRGPVFTQARARELAKEPGLILVCGRYEGVDERVMPYLDGEVSLGDFILTGGEVAALAVVDAVARLLPGVLGNEVSSVTESFEEGLLEHPHYTRPPVFRGAEVPAALQSGDHARIARWRRWKALQLTRERRPDLYARLEFNKADLKLLSKKEEEL, translated from the coding sequence ATGTACCCCGTGGAGGTGGTGACCCTCTTCCCGGACAGCGTCTCGGGCTACCTGGGAGCGAGCATCCTCGGGAAGGCCCAGGAGAAGGGACTGCTGGGCGTCACCGTCACCTACATCCGCGATTACGCCGAGGGAAAGCACCGCGTCACCGACGACACGCCCTACGGGGGCGGTGCCGGCATGGTGATGAAGCCGGAGCCGCTGGTGGCCGCCATCGAGGCCGCCCGGGCCCGTGCCCCCGCCGGGGCGAAGGTGCTGCTGATGAGCCCTCGGGGCCCCGTCTTCACCCAGGCGCGGGCGCGCGAGCTGGCGAAGGAGCCCGGGCTGATCCTCGTCTGCGGCCGCTACGAGGGCGTGGACGAGCGCGTCATGCCGTACCTGGACGGGGAGGTGTCCCTGGGGGATTTCATCCTCACCGGGGGTGAAGTGGCCGCCCTGGCCGTGGTGGACGCCGTGGCCCGGCTGCTGCCCGGGGTGCTGGGCAACGAGGTCTCCAGCGTCACGGAGAGCTTCGAGGAGGGCCTGCTGGAGCACCCCCACTACACCCGGCCTCCCGTCTTCCGCGGCGCCGAGGTGCCCGCCGCCCTCCAGTCCGGAGACCACGCGCGGATTGCCCGCTGGCGCCGCTGGAAGGCCCTGCAGCTCACCCGGGAACGGCGCCCGGACCTGTATGCCCGCCTGGAGTTCAACAAGGCGGATTTGAAGCTGTTGTCGAAGAAAGAGGAGGAGCTGTAG
- the rplS gene encoding 50S ribosomal protein L19, translated as MRRSAIEYVEAKNLRKDVTEFRTGDSVRVHWKVKEGDKERVQAFEGVVIRKKKGHNRSTFTVRKVSFGVGVERIFPMHSPRYEKIEVLSRGNVSRNRLFYLRALKGKASRVETMEDAEMRRAAAVSHAAASHASGKTTAKGPTA; from the coding sequence ATGCGTCGCAGCGCGATCGAGTACGTGGAGGCCAAGAACCTCCGTAAGGACGTCACCGAGTTCCGTACCGGTGACTCGGTTCGAGTCCACTGGAAGGTCAAGGAGGGCGACAAGGAGCGCGTGCAGGCGTTCGAGGGTGTCGTCATCCGCAAGAAGAAGGGCCACAACCGCTCTACCTTCACCGTCCGCAAGGTCTCCTTCGGCGTCGGCGTGGAGCGCATCTTCCCGATGCACAGCCCGCGCTACGAGAAGATCGAGGTCCTCTCCCGCGGTAACGTGAGCCGCAACCGCCTCTTCTACCTCCGCGCCCTCAAGGGCAAGGCCTCCCGCGTGGAGACCATGGAGGACGCGGAGATGCGCCGCGCCGCCGCCGTCAGCCACGCGGCCGCCAGCCACGCCTCCGGCAAGACGACCGCCAAGGGTCCGACCGCCTGA
- a CDS encoding ATP-binding protein → MHFVEVAVQNVRGFSPAGRFALKTGYLVLKPPTPELSPLAALSFALLYADGRGGDAALAASPQKAGKAALTFVGQDSVTYRVLRELGGGGSLHRLNPTTKQPELVTQDTAEANQFLRGQVGLPPRTTFEHLFCLQAAQLPSRRPRGAGRPASTSGLRTHSSPGMPGLHSPSSAGMPALRSPTSPGMAAISSPGMSISSPGVLPVSDIPAAEAKVRELEKELVLCREVDNLQFEVDGLNSQVFDLESKLRSTDGLKEKVRQAEEAWNAEATPESFGLPQDIVARAERYPRSLARRDEALARLQSEREAAEEELQRLPDIEPLVRNRNFWIAVAAGVACFIASFFMNDWARYVALLDIPAFGFAAVLAIRYVDELQDKDRLSRRGEMFVVREKKILEEFEADAGPVRKALEVFDVDTPKEIPLRLQRREQLGAEVAQLRAQLISMEKHPEFVEAVRQLPVLRQQIELLNAKISEKGAFVRDLREVERELARLKESIALARNPQLAGMGMAGAEVAGGGMEPLEDPAPLVLGLAGDLLATDVAAVIGMMRERCVQYFSALTERRYTSVEWSREGRTMVVTSAGRRMPVGELPPREVDLFFLSLRLTVVEKVSPRVKLPLLVEDALVGLDESRLPLLGRMLKHLGTLTQVLHVTPHPGLAQLSDGPVNL, encoded by the coding sequence ATGCACTTCGTCGAGGTTGCCGTCCAGAACGTCCGGGGTTTCTCTCCGGCGGGCCGTTTCGCCCTCAAGACCGGGTATCTGGTCCTCAAGCCCCCCACGCCGGAGCTGAGCCCGCTGGCGGCGCTGTCATTCGCGCTGCTCTACGCGGATGGCCGGGGCGGTGATGCCGCGCTCGCCGCCTCGCCGCAGAAGGCGGGCAAGGCCGCGCTCACCTTCGTGGGACAGGACTCCGTCACCTACCGCGTGTTGCGCGAGCTGGGGGGTGGTGGCTCGCTGCACCGGCTCAACCCCACCACGAAGCAGCCGGAGCTGGTGACGCAGGACACCGCCGAGGCGAACCAGTTCCTCCGCGGCCAGGTGGGTCTGCCGCCGCGCACCACCTTCGAGCATCTCTTCTGCCTCCAGGCGGCGCAGCTGCCCTCGCGCCGTCCCCGGGGCGCGGGCCGTCCGGCCTCCACGTCGGGCCTGCGCACGCACTCGTCTCCGGGCATGCCGGGACTGCACTCGCCGTCGTCCGCGGGCATGCCCGCGCTGCGCTCGCCCACGTCTCCGGGCATGGCGGCCATCTCCTCTCCCGGCATGTCCATCTCGTCTCCGGGCGTGCTGCCCGTCTCGGACATCCCCGCCGCCGAGGCGAAGGTGCGCGAGCTCGAGAAGGAGCTGGTGCTCTGCAGGGAGGTGGACAACCTCCAGTTCGAGGTGGACGGGCTCAACTCCCAGGTCTTCGATCTCGAGTCGAAGCTGCGCAGCACCGACGGCCTCAAGGAGAAGGTGCGTCAGGCGGAGGAGGCCTGGAACGCCGAGGCCACGCCCGAGTCGTTCGGTCTGCCCCAGGACATCGTGGCCCGTGCGGAGCGCTACCCGCGCTCGCTCGCGCGCCGTGACGAGGCGCTGGCGCGTCTGCAGTCCGAGCGCGAGGCGGCCGAGGAGGAGCTGCAGCGGCTGCCGGACATCGAGCCGCTCGTGCGCAACCGCAACTTCTGGATCGCCGTGGCCGCGGGCGTGGCGTGCTTCATCGCCAGCTTCTTCATGAACGACTGGGCCCGGTACGTGGCGCTGCTGGACATCCCGGCCTTTGGCTTCGCCGCGGTGCTCGCCATCCGCTACGTGGACGAGCTGCAGGACAAGGACCGGTTGAGCCGCCGCGGCGAGATGTTCGTCGTGCGCGAGAAGAAGATCCTCGAGGAGTTCGAGGCCGACGCGGGGCCCGTGCGCAAGGCCCTGGAAGTGTTCGACGTGGACACGCCCAAGGAGATCCCGCTCCGTCTCCAGCGCCGCGAGCAGCTCGGCGCCGAGGTGGCGCAGCTGCGCGCCCAGCTCATCTCGATGGAGAAGCACCCGGAGTTCGTGGAGGCCGTCCGCCAGCTGCCGGTGCTCCGCCAGCAGATCGAGCTGCTCAACGCGAAGATCTCCGAGAAGGGCGCCTTCGTGCGCGACCTGCGCGAGGTGGAGCGGGAGCTCGCCCGGCTCAAGGAGTCCATCGCGCTCGCGCGCAACCCGCAGCTGGCCGGCATGGGCATGGCCGGAGCCGAGGTGGCCGGTGGCGGCATGGAGCCCCTGGAGGATCCGGCGCCGCTGGTGCTCGGACTGGCGGGGGACCTGCTGGCCACGGACGTGGCCGCCGTGATTGGCATGATGCGCGAGCGGTGCGTGCAGTACTTCAGCGCGCTCACCGAGCGCCGCTACACCAGCGTGGAGTGGAGCCGGGAAGGGCGGACCATGGTGGTGACCTCGGCGGGCCGGCGCATGCCCGTGGGCGAGCTGCCTCCGCGCGAGGTGGATCTCTTCTTCCTCAGCCTCCGGTTGACGGTGGTGGAGAAGGTGAGCCCCCGGGTGAAGCTGCCGCTGCTCGTGGAGGACGCGCTGGTGGGCCTGGACGAGTCCCGGCTGCCGCTGCTGGGGCGGATGCTCAAGCACCTGGGCACGCTGACGCAGGTGCTGCACGTCACGCCGCATCCCGGCCTGGCGCAGCTGTCGGACGGGCCTGTCAATCTGTAG
- a CDS encoding YraN family protein: MGRAGVVDRKGYGDEGEEAAVRFLEARGYRVRARNFSCRYGELDVVAEHGDTVCFVEVRMRSTAVWGDPSHTVSFAKQRKVVKAALHYLLAHRLRDRMIRFDVISVVGRGEHATVEHLPGAFDAGM; encoded by the coding sequence ATGGGACGGGCAGGGGTGGTGGATCGGAAGGGGTATGGGGACGAGGGAGAGGAGGCGGCGGTCCGTTTCCTGGAGGCACGGGGCTACCGGGTGCGTGCGCGCAACTTCTCCTGCCGCTACGGGGAGCTGGACGTGGTGGCCGAGCATGGGGACACCGTGTGTTTCGTGGAGGTGCGGATGCGCTCCACGGCGGTGTGGGGAGATCCTTCCCACACGGTGTCCTTCGCCAAGCAGCGCAAGGTGGTGAAGGCCGCGCTGCATTACCTCCTGGCCCACCGGCTGCGGGACAGGATGATCCGTTTCGATGTCATCTCGGTGGTGGGCCGCGGCGAGCACGCAACGGTGGAGCACCTGCCGGGCGCCTTCGACGCGGGGATGTGA
- the rsmI gene encoding 16S rRNA (cytidine(1402)-2'-O)-methyltransferase yields MSGTLYLVATPIGNLGDISSRALETLRAVSFVACEDTRHSRVLLDHFGISADTVSLPAFAEGQRAGRILERLEAGEDCALVTDAGSPGISDPGEKLVAEAIERGVKVVPIPGPTALVAALSASGLPTGRFHFLGFLPRKGPERQAMLEEVAPLSATVGIYESPRRLAETLLDLKEALGERRAVVARELTKVHEEFVRGTLSALAERYAAEEPRGEVVVLVEGRTGERRWSEEELQRALEEGLGRGEKLKALSTELARRAGWSGQDVYRLGLGLKKR; encoded by the coding sequence ATGTCGGGGACGCTCTATCTGGTGGCCACGCCCATCGGGAACCTGGGGGACATCTCCTCGCGCGCCCTGGAGACGCTGCGCGCGGTGTCCTTCGTGGCCTGCGAGGACACGCGGCACTCACGCGTGCTGTTGGACCACTTCGGTATCTCCGCGGACACGGTGAGCCTGCCGGCCTTCGCCGAGGGCCAGCGCGCCGGCCGCATCCTGGAGCGGCTCGAGGCCGGGGAGGACTGCGCGCTGGTGACGGACGCGGGCAGCCCGGGGATCAGCGATCCCGGGGAGAAGCTGGTGGCCGAGGCCATCGAGCGCGGGGTGAAGGTGGTGCCGATCCCGGGCCCCACGGCGCTGGTGGCGGCGCTGAGCGCCTCGGGGCTGCCCACCGGGCGCTTCCACTTCCTGGGCTTCCTGCCGCGCAAGGGACCGGAGCGCCAGGCCATGCTGGAGGAGGTGGCGCCGCTCTCGGCCACGGTGGGGATCTACGAGTCCCCGCGCCGGCTGGCCGAGACGCTGCTGGATTTGAAGGAGGCCCTGGGAGAGCGGCGCGCGGTGGTGGCGCGGGAGCTGACCAAGGTGCACGAGGAGTTCGTGCGCGGCACGCTGTCGGCGCTCGCGGAGCGCTACGCGGCCGAGGAGCCCCGGGGTGAGGTGGTGGTGCTGGTGGAGGGGCGCACCGGAGAGCGGCGCTGGTCCGAGGAGGAGCTGCAGCGGGCGCTGGAGGAGGGGCTCGGGCGAGGCGAGAAGCTCAAGGCGCTCAGCACCGAGCTGGCCCGGCGCGCCGGTTGGTCCGGACAGGACGTGTACCGGCTGGGGCTCGGACTCAAGAAGCGGTGA
- a CDS encoding M23 family metallopeptidase yields MVVSLLLGLSAGGVWWWKQRLASETPPATTEQQLTAPVAMGSGEAGATAATPSATGPSAPPPSATAPSAAAPIAAAPSDPLTAAGLSRATIRIDGPMETAVTAAAGPEVGPALAQVVTRTLVWWVDVPGDLRRGDTLDILYQVRPNEEPLVYAVRFTSNKTGQTHRAYRFQPEGDKNPRYYLPSGEELELRLENSPLEDYEQVTSLLRDGRRHKGVDFKTPVGTPVKAPFTGIVRRKNWSFRFNGNCIELEEIGGKHRRALFLHMDELPRSLKVGDRFNVGTMLGRSGNSGRSFAPHLHYQLEAGDERVLDPYESHRTYRRSLAAGQRAAFDAEVRRQDGLLGTTVAGG; encoded by the coding sequence ATGGTCGTCTCCTTGCTGCTCGGTCTGAGCGCTGGAGGCGTATGGTGGTGGAAGCAACGGCTCGCCTCGGAGACGCCTCCCGCCACGACCGAGCAGCAGCTCACCGCGCCCGTGGCCATGGGCTCCGGGGAGGCCGGCGCCACCGCCGCCACTCCTTCCGCCACCGGCCCTTCCGCCCCCCCTCCTTCGGCGACGGCCCCTTCCGCCGCCGCGCCCATCGCGGCCGCCCCCTCGGATCCGCTCACGGCCGCCGGGCTGTCCCGCGCCACCATCCGCATTGATGGGCCCATGGAGACGGCCGTCACCGCCGCCGCCGGCCCCGAAGTGGGCCCCGCGCTCGCCCAGGTGGTGACGCGCACGCTCGTGTGGTGGGTGGACGTGCCGGGTGACCTGCGGCGGGGGGACACGCTCGACATCCTCTACCAGGTGCGCCCCAACGAGGAGCCCCTCGTGTACGCGGTGCGCTTCACCAGCAACAAGACGGGCCAGACGCACCGCGCCTACCGCTTCCAGCCCGAGGGCGACAAGAACCCCCGCTACTACCTGCCCAGCGGCGAGGAGCTGGAGCTGCGCCTGGAGAACTCGCCCCTGGAGGACTACGAGCAGGTGACGTCGCTGCTGCGCGATGGCCGCCGGCACAAGGGCGTGGACTTCAAGACGCCCGTGGGCACTCCGGTGAAGGCGCCCTTCACGGGCATCGTCCGCCGCAAGAACTGGAGCTTCCGCTTCAACGGCAACTGCATCGAGCTGGAGGAAATTGGCGGCAAGCACCGCCGCGCGCTCTTCCTGCACATGGATGAGCTGCCGCGCTCGCTCAAGGTGGGAGACCGCTTCAACGTGGGCACCATGCTGGGCCGCAGCGGCAACAGCGGCCGCTCCTTCGCGCCCCACCTGCACTATCAGCTCGAGGCCGGTGACGAGCGCGTGCTGGATCCGTACGAGAGCCACCGCACCTACCGGCGCTCGCTCGCGGCGGGCCAGCGCGCGGCCTTCGATGCCGAGGTGCGCCGGCAGGATGGCCTGCTCGGCACCACCGTAGCCGGCGGCTGA
- a CDS encoding sigma-54-dependent transcriptional regulator yields the protein MAKILVIDDEANLRKVLAAMLRRDGFDVTVAADGEQGLAEFNKNGADIVVTDLVMPKAGGMEVLRAVNAANPDVPVIIITAHGTVDSAVEAIKAGAFDYVTKPFDQAELSAVIAKAAKAHDVAQRSVRADAKARAAIIGESAQLQEVFKIIDKVADTPSTVLINGESGTGKELIASALHGASSRRDKPFIKINCAAIPHNLLESELFGYERGAFTGAVTSKPGRFELADGGTLFLDEIGEIPVEMQVKLLRALQEGEFERVGGIKTTRVDVRLIAATNRDLQAEIEAGRFRKDLYYRLAVVPIVLPPLRERRTDIPMLAGHFVEKYNRKLNKKIESISDDAMALLQAYNWPGNIRELENLIERVLLFADGPSITAKDLPEPVRQGSGTPAPALSAAPLEASTGEGGLKDIVRMKAAELEKDLITKALEETGGNVTRAAKLLQISRKSLQTKMKEFGLRDTTPPDGRDESIDE from the coding sequence ATGGCGAAGATCCTGGTCATCGACGACGAGGCGAACCTCCGCAAGGTGCTCGCCGCCATGCTGCGCCGTGACGGCTTCGACGTCACCGTCGCGGCCGATGGCGAGCAGGGACTCGCCGAGTTCAACAAGAATGGCGCGGACATCGTGGTGACGGACCTCGTCATGCCCAAGGCCGGTGGCATGGAGGTGTTGCGCGCCGTCAACGCCGCCAACCCCGACGTGCCCGTCATCATCATCACCGCGCACGGCACCGTGGACTCCGCCGTCGAGGCCATCAAGGCCGGCGCCTTCGACTACGTCACCAAGCCCTTCGATCAGGCGGAGCTCTCGGCCGTCATCGCCAAGGCCGCCAAGGCGCACGACGTCGCCCAGCGCTCGGTGCGCGCCGACGCCAAGGCCCGCGCCGCCATCATCGGCGAGTCGGCGCAGCTGCAAGAGGTCTTCAAGATCATCGACAAGGTGGCGGACACCCCCTCCACCGTCCTCATCAATGGCGAGAGCGGCACCGGCAAGGAGCTCATCGCCTCGGCCTTGCACGGGGCCTCCAGCCGCCGCGACAAGCCGTTCATCAAGATCAACTGCGCCGCCATCCCCCACAACCTCCTCGAGTCCGAGCTCTTCGGCTACGAGCGCGGGGCCTTCACCGGCGCCGTCACCTCCAAGCCCGGCCGCTTCGAGCTGGCCGACGGCGGCACCCTCTTCCTCGACGAGATCGGAGAGATCCCCGTCGAGATGCAGGTGAAGCTGCTGCGCGCGCTGCAGGAGGGCGAGTTCGAGCGCGTGGGCGGCATCAAGACGACGCGCGTGGACGTGCGCCTCATCGCCGCCACCAACCGCGACCTGCAGGCGGAGATCGAGGCCGGACGCTTCCGCAAGGATCTGTACTACCGGCTGGCGGTGGTGCCCATCGTGCTGCCGCCCCTGCGCGAGCGCCGCACGGACATTCCGATGCTCGCCGGGCACTTCGTGGAGAAGTACAACCGCAAGCTCAACAAGAAGATCGAGAGCATCTCCGACGACGCCATGGCGCTGCTGCAGGCCTACAACTGGCCCGGCAACATCCGTGAGCTGGAGAACCTCATCGAGCGCGTGTTGCTCTTCGCCGATGGCCCCTCCATCACCGCGAAGGATCTCCCCGAGCCGGTCCGTCAGGGCTCCGGCACGCCAGCGCCCGCTCTCTCGGCCGCTCCCCTGGAGGCCTCGACGGGTGAAGGAGGCCTCAAGGACATCGTCCGCATGAAGGCGGCCGAGCTGGAGAAGGATCTCATCACCAAGGCCCTGGAGGAGACGGGCGGCAACGTCACGCGAGCAGCCAAGCTGCTGCAGATCAGCCGCAAGTCCCTCCAGACGAAGATGAAGGAATTCGGCCTGCGCGACACCACCCCGCCGGACGGGCGGGATGAATCCATTGACGAGTGA
- a CDS encoding family 1 encapsulin nanocompartment shell protein: MPDFLGHAENPLREDEWARLNETVIQVARRSLVGRRILDIYGPLGAGVQTVPHDEYTGVSPGAVDIVGEQETASVFTDARKFKTIPIIYKDFLLHWRDIEAARLHNMPLDVSAAAGAAALCAQQEDELIFYGDPKLGHEGLMNATGRLTVPLGDWATPGSGYLAIVEATRRLNESGHYGPYAVVLSPRLFSMLHRIFEKTGVLEIETIRQLAADGVYQSNRLRGDSGVVVSTGRENMDLAVAMDMVAAYLGASRMNHPFRVLESLILRIKHPDSICTLESTPNRG, translated from the coding sequence ATGCCTGACTTCCTTGGACATGCCGAGAACCCGTTGCGCGAGGACGAGTGGGCCCGCCTCAACGAGACCGTCATCCAGGTCGCCCGCCGTTCGCTCGTCGGCCGTCGCATCCTGGACATCTACGGCCCGCTGGGTGCCGGCGTGCAGACCGTCCCCCATGACGAGTACACCGGTGTGAGCCCGGGCGCGGTGGACATCGTCGGCGAGCAGGAGACGGCCTCCGTCTTCACCGACGCGCGCAAGTTCAAGACGATCCCCATCATCTACAAGGACTTCCTGCTGCACTGGCGCGACATCGAGGCCGCGCGCCTGCACAACATGCCCCTGGACGTGTCCGCCGCCGCCGGGGCCGCGGCCCTCTGCGCCCAGCAGGAAGACGAGCTCATCTTCTACGGGGACCCCAAGCTCGGCCACGAGGGGCTGATGAACGCCACCGGCCGCCTCACCGTGCCGCTCGGTGACTGGGCCACGCCTGGCAGCGGCTACCTGGCCATCGTCGAGGCCACGCGCCGCCTCAACGAGTCCGGCCACTACGGCCCCTACGCCGTCGTCCTCTCTCCCCGCCTCTTCTCCATGCTGCACCGCATCTTCGAGAAGACGGGCGTGCTGGAGATCGAGACCATCCGCCAGCTCGCCGCCGACGGCGTCTACCAGTCCAACCGGCTGCGCGGCGACTCGGGCGTGGTCGTCTCCACCGGCCGCGAGAACATGGACCTGGCGGTGGCCATGGACATGGTGGCCGCCTACCTGGGCGCCTCGCGGATGAACCATCCCTTCCGGGTGCTGGAGTCGCTCATCCTCCGCATCAAGCACCCCGACTCCATCTGCACCCTGGAATCCACGCCGAACCGCGGCTAG